The proteins below come from a single Chryseobacterium bernardetii genomic window:
- a CDS encoding CocE/NonD family hydrolase, whose protein sequence is MKFKILLALIFVNLMQAQKFYFPKTAVTDSLILEKQMPALAVQVISNLQTVKYKPKNDADFSDTLFRLQMVAKEYKKSIATLAEHRNQFADHNMAGYKSLGYEVYSMAKLTEEAKKTSFSKALQAAFNAKYESLDEHLLPRVGLAVNGDVNNFRKLLKKALNKQKGKDSINYPSALALCKAYLNYKTYSSIHPQIMQLLKVKDNEKFITETKNLKTNNGNTLTITIIRKKENKSPLPVILTSNIYAGEIDHFFGKRAAVYNYVGAVVNTRGKRNSNDENNPFEHESQDLYEVIDWVSKQPWSNGKVGMIGGSYVGFSQWAAVKNLHPALKTIVPQVSVGIGIDYPAQNNVFMSYMLQWIQYVTNNKYTDEADFSNAAKWDSINTAWYKSGKAFRALDTISGKPSKIFQRWLDHPSYDQYWQKMVPYKEEFAHINIPILTTTGYYDDDQIGALYYYKEHLKYNKNAEHYLVIGPYNHGGAQSFGFTYVGGKPIDPVARISIDDLAFSWFDYILKNGKKPEILKDKVNFQVMNTNTWKHVPNLDGMHTSTLKFYLKDRKTSPSVFSKPESIEFTKQVVDFKSRDEKDIYYKLSKTDSAKVNNLIHFESETFDKDIIISGNLSGLLNVSVNKKDMDTDIYLYQVQPDGKPFLLSTHTARASYAKNNEVRQLLQPNKMEQIPIRQSIFTSKKVEKGSRLLLLVGISKNPNWQLNYGTGKDVSDETIKDAGEPMVVKWYNDSYVEIPVYKD, encoded by the coding sequence ATGAAATTTAAGATACTTTTAGCATTAATTTTTGTAAACCTCATGCAGGCGCAAAAATTTTATTTCCCGAAAACGGCAGTCACAGATTCCCTTATTTTGGAAAAGCAAATGCCTGCACTGGCAGTTCAGGTGATCTCTAACCTTCAGACTGTGAAGTATAAGCCCAAAAATGATGCAGATTTTTCGGATACCCTTTTCCGTCTGCAGATGGTAGCTAAAGAATACAAAAAATCCATTGCTACCCTCGCTGAGCATCGTAATCAGTTTGCAGACCATAATATGGCCGGATATAAATCTTTGGGATACGAAGTGTACAGCATGGCCAAATTAACAGAAGAAGCAAAAAAAACCTCTTTTTCAAAAGCACTTCAGGCCGCATTCAATGCAAAATACGAAAGTCTTGATGAACATTTGCTTCCCAGAGTTGGTCTTGCCGTTAATGGTGATGTAAATAATTTCAGAAAGTTATTGAAAAAAGCACTGAATAAACAAAAAGGAAAAGACAGTATAAATTATCCTTCGGCTCTCGCACTATGTAAAGCCTATTTAAATTATAAGACTTACTCCAGCATTCATCCTCAGATCATGCAGTTATTGAAAGTAAAGGACAATGAAAAATTCATCACAGAAACAAAAAATCTTAAAACCAACAATGGAAATACACTAACCATTACCATCATCAGAAAAAAAGAGAATAAATCTCCCCTGCCGGTTATTCTTACCAGTAATATTTATGCAGGAGAAATTGATCATTTTTTTGGAAAAAGAGCGGCTGTTTACAATTATGTGGGTGCGGTAGTCAATACCAGAGGTAAAAGAAACAGTAATGATGAAAACAATCCTTTTGAGCATGAATCGCAGGACCTTTATGAAGTGATAGATTGGGTAAGCAAACAGCCCTGGAGCAACGGCAAAGTAGGGATGATTGGCGGAAGCTATGTAGGATTCAGTCAATGGGCTGCGGTGAAAAATCTGCATCCGGCACTAAAAACCATTGTACCACAGGTTTCTGTAGGTATCGGGATTGATTATCCTGCCCAAAATAATGTATTCATGAGCTATATGCTGCAATGGATACAATATGTCACCAATAATAAGTATACTGATGAGGCAGATTTCAGTAATGCTGCAAAATGGGATTCTATCAATACAGCCTGGTATAAAAGTGGGAAAGCATTCCGGGCACTGGATACCATCAGCGGAAAGCCCAGCAAAATATTCCAGAGATGGCTGGATCATCCGTCTTACGATCAATATTGGCAGAAAATGGTTCCTTATAAAGAAGAGTTTGCCCACATCAATATTCCTATTCTCACTACTACCGGATATTATGACGATGACCAGATCGGAGCCTTATATTATTACAAGGAACATCTTAAATATAATAAAAATGCAGAGCATTACCTTGTAATAGGACCCTATAATCACGGTGGCGCACAAAGCTTTGGATTTACTTATGTGGGAGGTAAACCTATAGATCCGGTGGCCAGAATCAGCATTGATGATCTTGCATTTTCCTGGTTCGATTATATTCTTAAAAATGGTAAAAAACCAGAGATTTTAAAAGATAAAGTTAATTTTCAGGTGATGAATACCAATACATGGAAGCATGTTCCTAATCTGGACGGAATGCACACCTCCACTCTTAAATTTTATCTCAAAGACCGTAAGACCAGTCCCTCAGTATTCAGTAAGCCTGAAAGTATTGAATTTACCAAACAGGTTGTTGATTTCAAAAGCAGAGACGAAAAAGACATTTATTATAAACTAAGCAAAACAGACAGTGCAAAGGTGAATAATCTCATTCATTTTGAGAGTGAAACTTTTGATAAGGATATTATCATCAGCGGAAACCTGTCAGGATTACTTAATGTATCCGTTAATAAAAAAGATATGGATACCGATATATATCTGTATCAGGTACAGCCGGACGGAAAACCTTTTTTATTATCAACCCATACAGCAAGGGCCAGTTATGCAAAAAATAATGAGGTGCGCCAGCTTCTTCAACCGAATAAAATGGAGCAAATTCCCATCAGGCAATCGATTTTTACCAGTAAAAAGGTTGAAAAAGGAAGCAGATTACTTTTATTAGTAGGAATCAGCAAAAATCCGAACTGGCAGCTCAACTACGGAACGGGTA
- a CDS encoding tetratricopeptide repeat protein yields the protein MKSKKILLAAAVIYFGISDAQQSQYFTQKENYRFNLAENLYQTKIYNASQYEYARQYFYNQNLSRSKKEAAQFFDNVIGVILQKNHAEEGLTAFMKEYPNSAYFAQANLPLADYYLAKKDFDKALETLKKVNQYQLSKEENTQYILKLGYAKFMTGDSKGATDALEEAYKTADQSQKGDIAYMLGHLYYSNRQNDKAFQYFDSIKEQDKFSRLVRSYYVQMYYNDKDYDKAISEGNALLNENISESYKAEVHKIIGESYFMKGDYNAAYPHLKDYLNVQQNPSENDLYEMGFVAAQLKKYDEAVSYYNQLVNSNSALAQNAYYQLGNAYLAVDKKQEALSAFRSSYQMDYDAKVKKLAHEQYAKLGYDIGNPFENPSTVLQNYINDNQNASNASEMRSLLVKSYLYSGNYKETLNAIDRLQSSTPEINKVDQEVSYLLGTEEFNKGNYDEAEKYFLRSLGFNINKEFNSRALYWLAQVYYQKGNYPSAIVRYEKLLNESFPEKQQLPYDLGYAYFKAKKFDQAATYFKQYLANPKPEFKNDAELRLADIHYANNDLNEAIAIYDKNADATDYTLYQKAMALGFKGDTQAKINNLKNLLSKYPDSEYYDDAQYEIGTAYAAQDDFANSNDYFGKVIKTSSDKDLIANASIYRAQNYIDQNQNDKALSELKSLGEQYKNTAYAQKIVQAAKPIFTKNGDVAGYENFARTIGVNVDASEIDEINLSTGKQYFAKKDYKNAISYYEKYLTQNPTGEGLYQAKYELGESYYQTNNSTKALLVLQEVAGVQNDYQDDAQTRLAQIFMAQGNTAEAKKYLEGIKNSSNISIKNYANVELMKLYADEKNFSEAEKLANAVIANSKNSAAVIETAKVIKARSLMNSGKDKDAQTAYTSLEKSSNTSVAAEALYAKAYYQNKGKAFKSSNETIFKLANNYASEEFWGAKALVLMAKNYIGLKDNYQASYTCDQIIANYKSFPDIVAEAKEVKKQIKK from the coding sequence ATGAAATCAAAAAAAATACTTTTAGCGGCTGCGGTCATCTATTTCGGAATTTCCGATGCTCAACAGTCCCAATATTTTACACAGAAAGAAAATTACAGGTTCAATCTAGCTGAAAACCTTTATCAGACTAAAATATACAACGCCTCCCAATACGAATACGCAAGACAATATTTCTATAATCAGAATTTGTCCCGTTCAAAGAAGGAGGCGGCTCAGTTTTTTGATAATGTGATTGGTGTAATTCTTCAGAAAAACCATGCTGAGGAAGGATTGACTGCTTTCATGAAAGAATATCCTAATTCTGCCTATTTTGCCCAGGCTAATCTTCCTTTGGCAGATTATTATCTGGCAAAAAAAGACTTTGACAAAGCATTGGAAACTTTGAAAAAAGTAAACCAATATCAGCTTTCAAAAGAGGAGAATACCCAGTATATTCTGAAATTGGGCTATGCCAAGTTTATGACGGGAGACTCTAAAGGAGCCACTGATGCTCTGGAAGAAGCGTATAAAACAGCAGATCAGTCTCAGAAAGGAGATATTGCTTATATGCTGGGGCATCTCTACTATAGCAACAGACAAAATGATAAGGCTTTCCAGTATTTTGATTCCATAAAAGAACAGGATAAATTCTCAAGGCTTGTACGTTCTTATTATGTACAGATGTATTATAATGATAAGGATTATGATAAAGCGATCTCTGAAGGGAATGCTTTATTGAACGAAAATATTTCAGAATCCTACAAAGCAGAAGTACATAAGATCATTGGAGAGAGTTATTTCATGAAAGGAGATTATAACGCTGCTTATCCACATTTAAAGGATTATCTGAATGTACAGCAGAATCCTTCTGAAAATGACCTTTATGAAATGGGATTTGTTGCTGCCCAACTGAAGAAATATGACGAAGCAGTTTCTTATTATAACCAGCTTGTGAACAGCAATTCAGCGTTAGCGCAGAATGCTTATTATCAACTGGGGAATGCTTATTTAGCGGTTGATAAAAAGCAGGAAGCTCTTTCCGCATTCCGTTCTTCTTACCAGATGGACTATGATGCGAAAGTGAAAAAGCTGGCACATGAACAGTATGCTAAGCTTGGATACGATATCGGAAACCCGTTTGAAAACCCGTCTACCGTTCTTCAGAATTATATCAATGACAATCAGAACGCTTCCAATGCCTCGGAAATGAGATCCCTGTTAGTGAAATCATACCTGTATTCCGGAAACTATAAGGAAACATTGAATGCTATTGACCGCTTGCAAAGCTCAACTCCTGAAATCAACAAAGTGGATCAGGAAGTTTCTTATTTATTGGGAACAGAAGAATTCAATAAAGGGAATTATGATGAAGCAGAAAAATATTTCTTAAGAAGTTTAGGGTTCAATATCAATAAAGAATTTAACAGCAGGGCTTTATACTGGCTGGCTCAGGTATATTACCAGAAAGGAAATTATCCGTCTGCCATTGTTCGTTATGAAAAACTTCTGAATGAAAGCTTCCCGGAAAAACAGCAGTTGCCTTATGATTTGGGATATGCTTACTTTAAAGCTAAGAAGTTCGATCAGGCTGCTACTTACTTCAAGCAGTACCTGGCGAATCCTAAACCTGAATTTAAAAATGATGCAGAGCTTCGTCTGGCAGATATTCACTATGCGAATAATGATCTTAATGAAGCCATTGCAATCTATGATAAAAATGCAGACGCTACAGATTATACCCTATATCAGAAAGCAATGGCTTTAGGATTTAAAGGTGATACCCAGGCGAAAATCAACAATCTGAAAAACTTACTATCTAAATATCCGGATTCTGAATATTATGATGATGCTCAATACGAAATAGGTACAGCTTATGCTGCTCAGGATGATTTTGCCAACTCCAATGATTATTTTGGAAAAGTTATTAAAACATCTTCAGACAAAGACTTAATTGCCAATGCTTCTATTTACAGAGCTCAGAATTATATTGACCAGAACCAGAATGACAAGGCCCTTTCTGAACTGAAATCGTTGGGAGAGCAGTATAAAAATACAGCGTATGCCCAGAAGATTGTTCAGGCTGCAAAACCTATATTCACGAAAAATGGTGATGTTGCAGGCTATGAAAATTTTGCAAGAACCATCGGAGTAAATGTTGATGCCTCTGAAATTGATGAGATCAACTTATCTACAGGAAAACAGTATTTCGCGAAGAAAGACTACAAAAATGCCATTTCTTATTACGAGAAATACCTGACGCAAAATCCAACAGGAGAAGGCCTTTATCAGGCTAAGTATGAATTGGGAGAGAGCTACTATCAAACCAATAATTCTACAAAAGCACTGCTTGTTTTACAGGAGGTAGCCGGTGTCCAGAATGATTATCAGGATGATGCCCAAACCCGTTTAGCGCAGATCTTCATGGCACAGGGTAATACGGCTGAAGCTAAGAAATATCTTGAAGGCATCAAAAATTCTTCCAATATCAGCATTAAAAACTATGCTAATGTTGAGTTGATGAAGCTGTATGCAGATGAAAAGAACTTCTCTGAAGCAGAAAAATTAGCGAACGCTGTTATTGCCAATTCTAAAAACTCTGCAGCAGTTATTGAAACTGCAAAAGTAATTAAGGCGAGAAGCCTTATGAATTCAGGAAAAGATAAAGATGCTCAAACGGCTTATACTTCTCTTGAAAAATCGTCCAATACTTCGGTAGCAGCAGAAGCATTATACGCAAAAGCTTATTATCAGAATAAAGGAAAAGCCTTCAAGTCTTCCAATGAGACCATCTTTAAGCTTGCCAACAACTATGCCTCTGAAGAATTTTGGGGAGCAAAAGCGCTGGTACTAATGGCTAAAAACTATATCGGACTGAAAGATAACTATCAGGCAAGTTACACGTGTGATCAGATTATTGCAAACTATAAGAGTTTCCCGGATATTGTAGCAGAAGCTAAAGAAGTTAAAAAGCAGATTAAAAAGTAA